A genome region from Dickeya chrysanthemi NCPPB 402 includes the following:
- a CDS encoding GNAT family N-acetyltransferase — protein sequence MTTMESKATIGSPVSIGYLADYPHFETQVVDWLWQAFGDGLSRDFFATLVHHSMDKSALPLTFVALADHQLVGTVGLWRCDLISRQDLTPWLAALYVDERYRDRGLGADLQRFVIEFSRERGFDSLYLYAGFSGYYERHGWRYIGDAPEYPDKQVRLYHRALR from the coding sequence ATGACGACGATGGAATCTAAAGCAACGATAGGATCTCCTGTCTCGATAGGTTATCTGGCGGATTACCCGCATTTCGAGACGCAGGTCGTCGACTGGCTGTGGCAGGCGTTTGGCGACGGGCTGAGCCGGGATTTTTTTGCCACGCTGGTGCACCACAGCATGGACAAGAGCGCATTGCCGCTGACGTTCGTGGCGCTGGCCGACCATCAACTGGTAGGCACCGTCGGGTTGTGGCGCTGCGATCTGATCAGCCGGCAGGATTTGACCCCCTGGCTGGCGGCGCTGTATGTGGACGAGCGCTACCGCGATCGCGGTCTGGGGGCGGATCTTCAGCGTTTTGTCATCGAGTTCAGCCGCGAACGCGGTTTTGACTCTCTCTATCTCTACGCCGGTTTCAGCGGTTACTACGAACGCCACGGCTGGCGTTACATCGGCGACGCGCCGGAGTACCCCGATAAACAGGTACGGCTGTACCACCGCGCGTTAAGGTAA